From one Pristis pectinata isolate sPriPec2 chromosome 14, sPriPec2.1.pri, whole genome shotgun sequence genomic stretch:
- the sdhaf2 gene encoding succinate dehydrogenase assembly factor 2, mitochondrial, with the protein MSIVRNVWCLTRGRVARAILGASPIRTYRGDTSDDMTDIIQIPLPPWEERINEPLDTKRARLLYESRKRGMLENCILLSFFAKKHLNEMTEKQLSLYDKLINQPTNDWDIYYWMTETKPTPPEFDNEVMTLLKEFAKNRNMEHRAGQPALDYLFEDKN; encoded by the exons ATGTCGATCGTGCGAAAT GTTTGGTGCCTGACCAGAGGAAGGGTTGCACGGGCCATACTCGGTGCTTCCCCTATCCGAACATATCGTGGCGATACTTCTGATGATATGACAGATATCATACAAATACCACTGCCTCCATGGGAAGAGCGAATCAATGAGCCACTGGACACAAAGCGAGCCCGTCTGCTATATGAGAGCCGTAAACGTGGAATGCTAGAGAATTGCATCTTACTGAG tttcTTTGCAAAAAAGCACCTTAATGAAATGACCGAGAAGCAGCTAAGTTTGTATGATAAACTGATCAATCAACCAACCAATGACTGGGATATTTACTACTGGATGACAG AAACCAAGCCCACTCCTCCAGAATTTGATAATGAAGTAATGACTTTGCTGAAGGAATTTGCCAAAAATcgtaacatggaacatagagcagGGCAGCCTGCCCTCGACTATCTCTTTGAAGACAAAAATTAA